The following coding sequences are from one Candidatus Neomarinimicrobiota bacterium window:
- a CDS encoding cyclic nucleotide-binding domain-containing protein, with amino-acid sequence MKLIKSPPYEDLRKWKVFEHIPEVELKHLLKKLEFRRYNHEESIIREGSIGDHIFILASGKVRIEKRINEGNSELLGFYDEVGGFFGEMALLEDKPRSAGMIADTSCEVLAVSKADFLELVQTVPLFTLSIAKNISQFLRETDKRLINKLKKENDELRHMNYLLQETQEELIGKERLSLIGRMASTILHDMKNPMSTIGGYAQLIKMKKHSNEQLIKYADIIAKQVIQFTSMTQDLLSFAQGGDQMRLKSVQMAGYLQECCDSLVLRFENQDISFVRDLQFKGEVRIDTGRFFRVLENIAMNALDILDKEGVFTVHSLEVETGVRIILEDNGIGMSDEVKENAFKEFYTFGKRKGTGLGLAIVKRIIDEHDGIISIESEEGVGTKFIVDLPAVGFNLLPKSKHQIPIPFETS; translated from the coding sequence ATGAAGCTGATAAAGAGTCCCCCTTATGAAGATCTCAGAAAATGGAAGGTCTTTGAGCATATTCCTGAGGTTGAATTAAAACACCTTTTAAAAAAGCTGGAATTTCGTCGTTATAATCATGAAGAATCCATAATTCGTGAAGGTTCCATTGGGGATCATATATTTATTCTTGCCTCTGGCAAAGTCAGAATTGAAAAGAGAATTAATGAAGGCAACTCTGAATTGCTGGGATTCTATGATGAGGTCGGTGGTTTTTTTGGTGAGATGGCTTTGTTGGAAGATAAACCTAGAAGTGCTGGGATGATCGCTGATACAAGCTGTGAGGTATTGGCTGTGTCAAAAGCGGATTTTCTTGAACTCGTTCAAACTGTTCCGCTTTTTACACTATCTATTGCGAAAAATATATCTCAATTTCTCAGAGAAACTGACAAGCGACTCATCAACAAACTTAAAAAAGAGAATGATGAATTACGACATATGAATTACCTGCTGCAGGAGACTCAGGAAGAGCTGATCGGCAAGGAACGTCTTTCTCTTATTGGTCGTATGGCTTCAACTATTCTACACGATATGAAAAATCCCATGTCCACAATTGGTGGTTATGCCCAGTTGATCAAGATGAAAAAGCACAGTAATGAACAACTCATTAAATATGCGGATATTATCGCCAAACAAGTGATCCAATTCACCAGCATGACCCAGGATCTACTGTCTTTTGCCCAGGGTGGCGACCAGATGCGGCTGAAATCAGTCCAGATGGCTGGATATCTCCAGGAATGTTGTGACTCGCTGGTACTTAGATTTGAGAATCAAGACATCTCTTTTGTACGAGACCTTCAGTTTAAAGGGGAAGTACGCATCGACACCGGTCGGTTTTTCAGGGTTCTGGAGAATATTGCCATGAACGCTCTTGATATTTTGGATAAAGAGGGAGTGTTTACCGTGCACAGTCTGGAGGTGGAGACTGGTGTCAGAATTATTTTGGAGGACAATGGCATTGGAATGTCGGACGAAGTAAAGGAAAATGCTTTCAAGGAATTTTATACATTTGGAAAACGAAAAGGAACTGGTCTGGGACTGGCCATTGTAAAACGGATCATCGATGAACATGATGGTATCATCTCCATCGAATCTGAAGAAGGCGTTGGCACTAAATTCATCGTTGACCTTCCCGCTGTTGGTTTCAATCTGTTGCCGAAATCCAAGCATCAGATCCCCATCCCTTTTGAGACCAGCTAA
- a CDS encoding nitrous oxide reductase accessory protein NosL, with translation MNKRIFLTLILLLSVNILLAQSRFVKSAQTDQAMLLQTGQAKTWCPICGMNLMLFYKTNHALELADGSTHQYCSIRCLAVDLKDHPDQITHAQVVDVNSERFIAVQDAHYVIDSKVSGTMTRESKLAFGSFEEAKQFSKKHGGRTILGFTEALDLARTQMQADNAMLMKKKQSIVFPKGEKLFNKFSAEIGTLPPFESIVDLKAHLKTRSGCKSLDEKKLQMLALYIFNANQQHSGRQPAAQVIQVSKDEKCPVCGMFVYKYPRWVAVLNITINNQPKKLYFDGVKDLMKFYHNPQKWGKYEHLKIHEVVVTDYYQQTALDGRKAEYVIGSDILGPMGHELIPFDSITQAKVFLDDHAGSRILKFSEITEQLISDLDNN, from the coding sequence ATGAATAAACGCATATTCCTTACTCTTATTCTGTTGTTGAGTGTTAATATTCTTTTAGCTCAATCAAGATTTGTGAAATCAGCTCAAACAGACCAGGCCATGTTATTGCAAACAGGTCAGGCAAAAACCTGGTGTCCAATTTGCGGTATGAATCTCATGCTGTTCTACAAAACCAACCATGCTTTGGAACTGGCCGATGGAAGCACCCATCAGTATTGTTCTATCCGTTGCCTGGCGGTTGATCTTAAGGATCACCCCGATCAAATTACTCACGCACAGGTGGTTGATGTCAATAGTGAACGGTTCATCGCTGTACAGGATGCCCACTATGTCATTGACAGCAAAGTTTCCGGTACCATGACCCGTGAGAGTAAACTCGCCTTTGGCTCATTTGAGGAGGCAAAACAATTCAGCAAAAAGCATGGCGGAAGAACTATTCTCGGGTTCACCGAAGCCCTTGATCTAGCCCGTACTCAAATGCAGGCTGATAATGCCATGTTGATGAAAAAGAAACAAAGCATCGTTTTTCCCAAGGGGGAAAAATTATTCAACAAATTTTCCGCAGAAATAGGAACTTTGCCTCCATTTGAATCTATCGTGGATCTGAAGGCTCACCTTAAAACCCGTTCAGGCTGTAAATCTTTGGATGAGAAAAAACTCCAGATGCTGGCTTTGTATATTTTTAACGCTAATCAGCAGCATTCAGGTAGGCAGCCTGCAGCACAGGTCATTCAGGTCTCAAAAGATGAGAAGTGCCCGGTCTGTGGCATGTTTGTTTATAAGTATCCTCGCTGGGTTGCTGTTCTGAATATCACGATCAACAACCAACCTAAAAAGTTATATTTTGATGGTGTAAAAGACCTGATGAAGTTTTACCATAACCCTCAAAAATGGGGAAAATACGAGCACCTTAAAATCCACGAGGTAGTCGTTACCGATTACTATCAGCAAACTGCCCTGGATGGTAGAAAAGCTGAATATGTCATTGGGAGCGATATTTTAGGACCCATGGGGCATGAACTCATTCCCTTTGACTCTATAACTCAAGCCAAAGTATTTCTAGATGATCATGCAGGATCTCGAATTCTCAAATTTAGCGAGATCACAGAGCAGCTTATTTCCGATCTAGACAATAATTGA
- a CDS encoding FtsX-like permease family protein, translating into MNLKLIDYGISSLWRRFWNRFTVILIFSLLVFLLVSVFSISSSIRLELGITLEALPELIVQKMNGGRQTVIPSERAYEIATIPGVNTAIPRVWGYYYFGSANVNFTVIGQDPDLDSYKAKYSKLFELNASLIDTLTTPFFLAGQGVVEIMDQYYFRDEFFFITANGNILNLALAGTFSDESSLETNDVILMPEYLARELFDIYEDDATDIVVRVSNPAEIEIVKQKIQFMYPDCRIISKDQIESSYQNVFDYKSGLFLALLIPAFMAFFTMVYDKASGLSLEEKREIGIMKAVGWRVEDVLILKLLESGFISLFSYFSGVALSFFFVYTLDAPLLKNLFIGAGNLKPAFQLTPVIDVHILSLSFMAIVPVYILATIIPAWRTAIIDADEVMR; encoded by the coding sequence GTGAACCTTAAACTAATTGATTATGGTATAAGCTCTCTTTGGAGAAGATTTTGGAATCGCTTCACTGTTATTCTGATCTTTTCCCTTCTGGTCTTTCTACTGGTTTCTGTTTTTAGTATTTCAAGTTCGATCAGACTGGAGTTGGGGATTACGCTTGAGGCCTTGCCGGAGTTGATTGTCCAAAAAATGAATGGCGGGCGGCAAACAGTCATCCCATCTGAACGAGCTTATGAAATCGCCACCATCCCCGGTGTGAATACAGCAATCCCCCGAGTCTGGGGTTACTATTATTTTGGTAGTGCAAACGTCAACTTCACTGTCATTGGTCAGGATCCTGATCTGGATAGCTACAAGGCCAAGTATTCTAAACTGTTTGAACTGAATGCTTCTCTGATCGATACCTTGACTACACCCTTTTTCCTGGCAGGTCAAGGTGTGGTGGAAATCATGGATCAGTATTACTTCAGGGATGAGTTTTTCTTTATTACTGCAAATGGCAATATTTTAAACCTTGCATTGGCCGGCACTTTCTCAGATGAATCTTCATTAGAGACCAATGACGTGATCTTAATGCCGGAATATCTGGCTCGTGAACTGTTTGATATCTATGAAGACGATGCAACCGATATTGTAGTTCGAGTTTCCAATCCAGCTGAAATTGAGATCGTAAAACAGAAGATTCAATTCATGTACCCTGATTGCCGCATCATCAGCAAAGATCAAATTGAGAGCTCCTACCAGAATGTATTCGACTACAAATCCGGTTTATTTCTCGCTTTACTGATTCCTGCATTTATGGCCTTTTTCACAATGGTCTATGACAAAGCTAGCGGTCTAAGTTTGGAGGAAAAACGCGAGATCGGCATTATGAAAGCTGTGGGTTGGCGAGTGGAAGATGTCCTTATCCTGAAGCTTCTGGAAAGTGGCTTTATTTCACTTTTTTCATATTTTAGCGGTGTTGCGCTTAGCTTTTTCTTTGTTTACACTTTGGATGCGCCCTTGTTAAAAAATCTATTTATTGGGGCTGGAAATTTAAAACCAGCCTTTCAACTTACCCCTGTGATCGATGTCCACATCTTGAGCTTGAGTTTTATGGCTATCGTCCCGGTTTACATTCTAGCCACGATTATCCCAGCGTGGAGAACAGCTATTATTGATGCAGATGAGGTCATGCGATGA
- a CDS encoding ABC transporter ATP-binding protein — MIHLDAVDLVFNSGLINEMTALRNITFSVVENEFLLLRGASGSGKSSIFSLVAGLVKPTRGDVIIDGHSIAKIPDSYAAVMRREKIGVIFQKFNLIHDLSVYDNVILPLIPSTQSKHEIRLATEELLTDLSLIDKSNTSVRYLSGGEQQRVAIARALVNRPKIILADEPTANLDQGLIESFLQIIRDLKTSGITVLIASHDPLFSKLDCIDRILDISGGKLQ; from the coding sequence ATGATTCACCTTGATGCAGTTGACCTCGTTTTTAACTCCGGTTTGATTAATGAGATGACCGCCCTGAGAAACATCACTTTTTCTGTAGTTGAAAATGAGTTTTTATTGCTGCGGGGAGCCAGTGGAAGTGGTAAAAGCAGTATTTTCTCGCTGGTAGCAGGGTTAGTCAAACCAACCCGGGGAGATGTGATCATTGATGGTCACTCCATTGCCAAAATTCCGGATAGTTACGCTGCTGTAATGCGGCGAGAAAAAATTGGAGTGATTTTCCAGAAATTCAATCTGATCCATGATCTATCAGTATACGATAACGTGATCCTGCCGTTGATTCCTTCCACCCAGTCAAAGCATGAAATCCGATTAGCCACTGAAGAACTGTTAACCGACTTATCCTTGATCGATAAATCAAATACATCAGTGCGTTATCTTTCCGGTGGTGAACAACAACGAGTTGCCATAGCCAGAGCCCTGGTTAACAGGCCTAAGATAATCCTGGCTGACGAACCAACTGCCAACCTTGATCAAGGTCTGATCGAATCCTTTCTACAGATCATACGTGATCTAAAAACAAGTGGTATCACTGTCTTGATAGCCAGTCATGACCCCCTATTTTCCAAGCTGGACTGCATTGATCGTATTTTGGATATCTCTGGTGGTAAACTTCAGTGA